The Candidatus Obscuribacterales bacterium genome contains the following window.
CTACAGAATTCGTATCAAATCCGGTTAAACATACTGTTCATCCTAGGTGTTGCTCGTACCCGGATGCTTCAGTCATGCCCCTTCAACTAGATTTGATATCAATGGCTTCAAGCCTGCCGATTCCCCTCAGTCATCTCGCCGCTCAAACCAGATCGCGTTCACACCAGCCCAAATTACGCGATCGCCATGCCCAACTCGCAGATGCCGGCTTCCGCTTCTTTCCGCAGTCGGTGGGCAATGCGAAACAGCTCTTGCCCCGTGTGGATGTAATGCTCGGCATAGCTGACGGTGAAGCGATCGAGTTCATCCACGCCATCGCTTAGCTGGCTGAGGCAGTAGTAAAGATTAGCCGCGGCCCCGGCAACGCTGGTGGGGTTGGGCATGGATTGAAAAAGTTGATGGGCTAGGGCCAGGGCTTCTCGGCATTGTTCTAGGTAGGCTTGAAAATCATCCATCAACTCATCGTCAAAGGGATCGGCGGCGAGGTCGTCAATTTGCTCGTCCAAGGAATATAACACCTCGCACAGTTCACGGTTGACCGGTTGGTAGACCCGCTGGAGCCATTGGCGCAGATGTTCATCTGCATCTCGTCCTCGGCGACGTTGTTGGGGAGAGGGCGTATGACTTGACCGGCTGTCGGGTTTTCGATGACCATAGCCAAGCTGGCGATCGTAGGAACGCCGGGTTTGGGGATCGCTAAGGACTTCGTAGGCAGCATTAATCTCGGCGATCGCTTCATGATTGTCCACCTGCCGATTGCTGTCGGGATGGAAGCGTTTAACCAATTGCCGATAGGAACGCTTAATGTCCGCCTGGCTAGCAGAGGGGCTAACGGCGAGGGTATGGTAGTGAGTTGCGTTGACCATAAAAGCTATTGTAGGCAAGGGTCAGCGCAGCGTCAGCCCATTGCTCAGGATTTCATGACGTAGGGTTAAGGTAGGCTTTGGCCTCTTGGGCAACCGACTCCACCGAATCGTGGGACAGTTGCTCTAGGGTAGCTCGGACATCGGGATTGTCGAGGTGACTTAGGGCCTGCACGACGCGGTAGCGCACTTGCCAATCATCGCTTTTGGCGTAGGGAATCAGGAGGGGAATGGCTCGATGATCGCCAAATTCTCCCAGGGCCCCGATCGCCACCGTGCGCACCAATTCATTCTCAGAACTCAAGGCTGTACAGAGCAGCTCAAAGGCACGCGGTTCGCCCATTTCGCTCAAGGCTGCCACAATGCTGACGTGGATCAGCCATTCGGAGGTGCTGTGGTATAGCCTTTCCAGGTCGTCGTAGGCCTCGGTGAGCTTCAGCGCTCCGAGGGAGTCGGCTGCGGCCGCCTGCACGTCGATCTCGGGGTCATTGAGCAGGCGATCGCGCAAGAGATTCAGGGCATGGTGCCGATCTTGGAGCCCTAGGGATGCCAGTTGGCTAACGGCGGCATACCGCACCCGCACATTGGCGTCGTTAATGGCGGGCTGGATCATCTGAAAGGCCACGGCCGGATCAATCTTTCGGAGTTGATTGATGCCACTGATGCGATCGCCTGCCTCATCGGCAGTGAGTAAGGCCTGGATCGACTCTGGATGGGTCATGGGCAGATACACTCATCTAAATGGGGCTTGCTATGGGATCGGGAAGCGTCAGCGGGCAACTAGTCTTGGCTGGCCATATGGCGAATGATGTCGCCTCGGGTCAAAATGCCGACCAAGGTGCCGTCACTGTCTACCACGGGTAAGCGACGCACATGGCGATCGTGCATGAGCTGGGCAGCGGCATTCAGTGGCTTGCTAGGCGGCACGGTGATGCTTTCTTTGGTCATCACTTCGCCCACGGTTTGCCCTAGGGCTTTGTGGAGTTCGCGGTCGTAGCGAGCTGGATTTTCGAGATAGATGACGCTATCCAGCAGCATGATATAGGCGGGCGGGGTTGCCCCCGTTTGCTGCCACATCAGGTCGCTTTCGGAAATGACGCCGACCAGTTTGCCCTGATCGTCAACCACGGGCAATCCACTAATGTGGCGCTCCGCCAAAATTTGAATTGCTTCTTTGAGGGGAGAGTTAGGATTGACCGTGATCGGATCCCGACTCATGACCTCGGCGACGGTTATGGGCATAGTTGAACCTAAAGGGCGATGGATTATCTATGTTCCATTATTAAGGACGGTCGGGGATCAGCCCTGAGGGATTCACAGGTTGTTACATCTGACACGGTTTTTTCCCAAAGAGGGGCGATCGCCCTTCACAAGTCACCGTTGGGGATGGGTTGGGGATTGGGTAGGGACTGGCTTAGTGGCTTAGCCTAGGAATCTCTGCTCTACCCTAGCGACTCGCAATAATGCTGCAGGATGGTAATGCAATGGGCGATCGCATCCAGGTGGGCGATCTCGTAGCCGTGGGTGTTTTCGGTGGGAAAGCTCAGGCAGGCGGCCCGCCCCACGTGACCGTTTTTCATGGCGATGGAGGCATCACTGCCGAAGCCGCTGAGGGCTGCGAGCTGCAGGGGAATCTGGGCAGCGATCGCCGCCTGTTGCAGCTCTTGGTTGAGCCCATCGTCATAGATCCCGTAGCCGTCCTGTACCAGCAGCACCGGGGCTGGCCCATCCTGCACCGGATATTCCAGGGACAGGGGGCAAATTTCTAGGGCAATCAGGGCGTCGAGAGTTTGGGACTGAGCAATCTGCCGGGCGATCGCTTCTAGGGCATTGCGGGGGACAGTGTCGCCTTGATCGAGAGACTGGAGCAGCCGCTGGCTGAAGCTTTGGGCGAAGTGCTGGGTGAAGTATAGCGCCCCGATCGCGCCCACTTCTTCCTTGGCAGAGGCGACGAGGTAGACATCCACGGCGGGCGATCGCAGGCCTTCGCCCAATCCCAGCAAAATGGCGAGGGATGCCTTGTTGTCTAGAGTGTAGCTGGCGATGTGATCCTGCAGGCGAAAGGGGCGCTTACGGTGCTTGCCGATCACCATGCGGGTGCCGGGATGGATGCCCGCGGCCGCCAGCTCCTCGCTGGTGCGCTTGGTTTCCACCCAGGCATCTTGCCAGCGGACAGCCTGATCCTCTTGCAGCACCTTCTGGGGTGATTCGTGGGACACATGGCGTGATCCAAAGCTGAGGATGCCGCTGACGGTGTGGCGATCGCCCAAGAGATCCACCACGCCCTCCCCGTAGACCCAGGGAAAGGCACCGCCGAGCTTGCCCACCCGCACCCGTCCCTCAGCGTCAATGGTTTTCACCAAGCCGCCGAGTTCGTCCTTGTGGGCGGTGATGGCGATCGCCCGGCTAGAATCCTGCCCGGCCACGCGGGCGATCACATTTCCGGCTGGATCCTGCCAACAGTCGAGCCCGAGGGCGGTGAACTGCTCTCGCAAATAGCCATCGATCTCACCCTCAGCGCCGCTGGGGGAATGGTGCATCACCAGAGTTTCGATGACCTGGAAGAGGCGATCGCGATCGGTCGTGGCTGGGGTCATTGGGCCGGCTTTTGGTGATGAACTTCCACCACGGTATGCACGTTACCGCGAGGGGTGAAGTCACCCTTGATGGTCATCTCTAGGGGATCGCAGGCGGCGACTAAATCGTCCAAAATCTGGTTCACCGATTCTTCGTGGGAGATGTAGCGATCGCGATAGCTGTTGATATAGAGCTTAATGGCCTTCAGTTCCACCACCCGCTGGTTGGGGACATAGGTGACATGGATCGTGGCAAAGTCGGGATAGCCGGAGAACGGGCATTTGCAGGTAAATTCTGGCAGGCTGATGCTAATGGTATAGCGACGGCCGGGGCGAGGGTTGGGGAAGGTAAT
Protein-coding sequences here:
- the queF gene encoding preQ(1) synthase; protein product: MTNSASSSTVDTQPNQATDQNDEPKYGEREIAEGSLITFPNPRPGRRYTISISLPEFTCKCPFSGYPDFATIHVTYVPNQRVVELKAIKLYINSYRDRYISHEESVNQILDDLVAACDPLEMTIKGDFTPRGNVHTVVEVHHQKPAQ
- a CDS encoding DnaJ domain-containing protein — encoded protein: MVNATHYHTLAVSPSASQADIKRSYRQLVKRFHPDSNRQVDNHEAIAEINAAYEVLSDPQTRRSYDRQLGYGHRKPDSRSSHTPSPQQRRRGRDADEHLRQWLQRVYQPVNRELCEVLYSLDEQIDDLAADPFDDELMDDFQAYLEQCREALALAHQLFQSMPNPTSVAGAAANLYYCLSQLSDGVDELDRFTVSYAEHYIHTGQELFRIAHRLRKEAEAGICELGMAIA
- a CDS encoding CBS domain-containing protein; amino-acid sequence: MPITVAEVMSRDPITVNPNSPLKEAIQILAERHISGLPVVDDQGKLVGVISESDLMWQQTGATPPAYIMLLDSVIYLENPARYDRELHKALGQTVGEVMTKESITVPPSKPLNAAAQLMHDRHVRRLPVVDSDGTLVGILTRGDIIRHMASQD
- a CDS encoding HEAT repeat domain-containing protein, with protein sequence MTHPESIQALLTADEAGDRISGINQLRKIDPAVAFQMIQPAINDANVRVRYAAVSQLASLGLQDRHHALNLLRDRLLNDPEIDVQAAAADSLGALKLTEAYDDLERLYHSTSEWLIHVSIVAALSEMGEPRAFELLCTALSSENELVRTVAIGALGEFGDHRAIPLLIPYAKSDDWQVRYRVVQALSHLDNPDVRATLEQLSHDSVESVAQEAKAYLNPTS